One window of the Colletotrichum destructivum chromosome 6, complete sequence genome contains the following:
- a CDS encoding Putative major facilitator superfamily, MFS transporter superfamily, whose translation MSSTDHAKQPDEVDRELQDEQPSKPVSRFTRGFRSPLFNVIIVGLISFTQPGIWNALNSTGAGGQQEPYLVNGSNSLTFGIMVFGCSFFAIMANKIGLKTVLIIGTLGYAPYSAAMYVNNRYGVEWFVLFGGATCGIAASALWAAEGAIALGYADIKDRGKFTGIWLGLRELGQLLGASIQLSLNSKNGQRGKVGYSTYLVLIALQCLGLPLALLISPPQKVIHSDGRKVADPTKNKAVMGEFRKWLKLLKKKQFYLLIPILIGFNWNSTYQGIYLTKYFSVRARTLGGLTSGVAASAANIFWGWFYDLKCFSRPQLAKITWASFSVIMLGLFAWQVANEKLYEDTVPKITLDWTSPGFGRGFAVNVLFRFMNESHYMFVYWLMGTFFDDLETLTLGVGLVRSFESIGSCLAFGIGAVKTSPMVNLVVAFVMFGLCIPATSWVVFLVPERPIDNTKLDPDNTSVEDNKIADPVVVSAAAAAADGPRST comes from the exons ATGTCGTCAACCGATCACGCAAAACAGcccgacgaggtcgaccggGAGCTCCAGGATGAGCAGCCGTCGAAGCCCGTGTCGCGATTCACGCGCGGTTTCCGCAGCCCTTTGTTCAACGTCATCATCGTGGGCTTGATATCCTTCACTCAGCCCGGCATCTGGAATGCGCTCAACA GCACTGGCGCTGGTGGCCAGCAAGAGCCGTACCTGGTCAACGGGTCCAACTCCCTGACCTTCGGCATCATGGTCTTCGGCTGCAGTTtcttcgccatcatggccaatAAAATCGGCCTCAAGACGGTCCTCATTATTGGCACGCTCGGCTACGCACCCTACTCGGCAGCCATGTACGTCAACAACCGCTACGGCGTCGAATGGTTCGTCCTCTTTGGTGGAGCAACCTGCGGCATCGCTGCGTCTGCCCTGTGGGCGGCAGAGGGTGCCATCGCGCTTGGCTACGCCGACATCAAGGACCGAGGCAAGTTCACCGGCATCTGGCTCGGCCTCCGtgagctcggccagctgctcggTGCCTCGATCCAGCTTTCCTTGAACTCCAAGAACGGCCAGCGCGGAAAGGTCGGATACTCGACCTACCTCGTGTTGATCGCGCTCCAGTGTCTCGGCCTTCCTCTGGCCCTTCTCATCTCGCCCCCGCAAAAGGTCATCCACAGCGACGGCAGAAAGGTGGCTGACCCGACGAAGAACAAGGCCGTCATGGGCGAGTTCCGCAAGTGGCTGAAGCtgctcaagaagaagcagttTTACCTCCTGATCCCTATCCTCATCGGCTTCAACTGGAACAGCACCTACCAGGGCATCTACCTGACCAAGTACTTTTCCGTCCGTGCCCGGACTCTGGGCGGCTTGACATCCGGCGTCGCGGCTTCGGCCGCCAACATCTTTTGGGGATGGTTCTACGACCTGAAGTGCTTCAGCCGCCCTCAGCTCGCCAAGATCACATGGGCCTCCTTTTCCGTCATCATGCTCGGGTTGTTTGCCTGGCAGGTCGCCAACGAGAAGCTGTACGAGGACACCGTCCCGAAGATCACGCTTGACTGGACGTCTCCCGGCTTTGGTCGCggcttcgccgtcaacgTTCTTTTCAG ATTTATGAACGAGTCGCACTACATGTTTGTGTACTGGCTCATGGGCACGTTCTTCGACGACCTGGAGACTCTGACTCTGGGCGTCGGTCTCGTACGATCCTTTGAGTCGATCGGCTCATGCCTGGCGTTCGGTATCGGTGCGGTCAAGACCTCGCCGATGGTGAACTTGGTTGTCGCGTTTGTCATGTTTGGGCTGTGCATTCCCGCAACTTCGTGGGTTGTCTTCCTCGTGCCGGAGCGACCCATCGACAACACGAAGCTGGACCCGGACAACACCTCGGTGGAGGACAACAAGATTGCTGACCCGGTTGTTGTGTccgctgctgcagcagctgcggATGGTCCGAGGAGCACTTAG
- a CDS encoding Putative necrosis inducing protein, whose protein sequence is MLAGILLPVLSLMGGALGVPVEPVDKIFVRRGEVGHDKLSPSPQKVQDNAVGEAIARFNPLLHVAHGCQPYTAVDDAGNTSGGLKPTGSSDGGCKDTSKGQTYARGAWHNGKYAIMYAWYFPKDMPNDGVPVGSHRHDWESLVVWLNNPSVANPEILGGAASGHGDFKPTTSPQREGDSLKIEYFTQGILNHELQFSATTGRTYPVLDWDAMSATMQTALNDADFGDANVPFKDENFVENLEEAFV, encoded by the exons ATGCTCGCCGGCATACTGCTACCTGTTCTGAGCTTGATGGGCGGGGCCCTCGGCGTACCTGTTGAGCCCGTTGACAAAATATTCGTTCGTCGTGGAGAAGTCGGACACGACAAGCTGAGCCCCAGTCCGCAAAAAGTACAGGACAATGCCGTGGGCGAAGCCATTGCGAGGTTCAACCCACTTCTCCACGTCGCCCACGGGTGCCAACCGTACACCGCggttgacgatgccggcaACACAag TGGCGGACTCAAACCCACCGGCAGCTCAGATGGAGGCTGCAAAGACACAAGCAAGGGCCAGACCTACGCCAGAGGAGCATGGCACAATGGCAAATACGCAATCATGTACGCCTGGTATTTCCCCAAAGACATGCCCAATGACGGCGTGCCCGTCGGCTCGCATAGGCACGACTGGGAAAGCCTCGTCGTCTGGCTCAACAATCCTTCGGTCGCAAACCCGGAGATCCTCGGCGGAGCGGCCTCGGGGCATGGCGACTTCAAACCTACAACGAGTCCGCAGCGGGAGGGCGACAGCTTGAAGATCGAGTACTTCACGCAGGGAATTCTCAACCACGAATTGCAGTTCTCCGCCACGACCGGCCGGACGTACCCGGTCCTCGACTGGGATGCCATGAGCGCGACGATGCAGACTGCTCTAAACGACGCAGACTTTGGCGACGCCAATGTGCCGTTCAAGGACGAAAACTTTGTCGAAAATCTTGAGGAAGCTTTCGTCTAG
- a CDS encoding Putative EGF-like domain, glycosyl hydrolase, five-bladed beta-propellor domain superfamily, with protein sequence MWPIRGFLVLGLLLIAVQACQTDDECSLNGICSPDSSCICDPGWRSGDCSELDLQPVERWTGYNHTNATGTDFYKQGAGNSSWGGHIIQDRSDKGLFHLITSQMSHGCGLAGWRPFSTIIRAESRTGPQGPYNYAQTLFSTFHHNPTTIWSPADQKFLIYFIGKDVEVGDVCRSQKWNNTISVINVTNPAPWPLWSLENPTHEILLAVEKNNIYHADNFSAPHNLVVEPRNTERSEDPFLWRDKRGHWHILVHHMIDIAEGRKGPRVGAHAYAREWKGPWTYNNNTLAYNTTVEFTDGVKLDYYRRERPKLYFSDDGQMTPLYLLNGVQEFNKSGSYTLIQPIGKKSKGCEKGLVG encoded by the exons ATGTGGCCAATTCGAGGTTTTCTCGTCCTTGGACTCCTTCTCATCGCCGTCCAGGCTTGTCAAACGGACGATGAATGCAGCCTAAACGGCATCTGCTCCCCAGACAGCTCTTGCATTTGCGACCCAGGATGGCGTTCTGGCGACTGCAGTGAGCTTGATCTCCAGCCTGTCGAGCGATGGACCGGATACAATCACACGAACGCGACTGGCACAGACTTCTACAAGCAGGGTGCTGGGAACTCGTCTTGGGGAGGCCACATTATACAAGATCGTTCAGACAAGGGCCTCTTCCACCTCATCACGTCACAGATGTCCCATGGCTGCGGTTTGGCCGGTTGGCGTCCCTTCAGCACAATCATCAGGGCGGAGTCCCGGACGGGACCGCAGGGCCCCTACAACTATGCACAAACACTGTTCAGCACTTTCCACCATAATCCAACGACGATCTGGAGCCCAGCAGACCAAAAATTTTTGATTTACTTCATCGGCAAGGATGTTGAGGTCGGCGACGTGTGTCGCTCGCAGAAGTGGAACAACACGATATCG GTGATCAACGTTACAAACCCCGCACCCTGGCCGTTGTGGTCACTCGAGAACCCGACACACGAGATTCTCCTCGCGGTCGAAAAGAACAACATCTACCACGCAGACAACTTTTCCGCCCCGCATAATCTCGTCGTGGAACCGCGCAACACTGAGCGCAGCGAGGACCCGTTCCTGTGGAGGGACAAGCGAGGACATTGGCACATTCTCGTCCACCACATGATTGACATCGCCGAGGGCAGAAAGGGACCGCGAGTCGGTGCACATGCGTACGCTCGAGAGTGGAAGGGTCCTTGGACgtacaacaacaacactcTGGCTTACAACACGACTGTTGAGTTCACGGACGGAGTCAAGCTGGACTACTATCGTCGGGAGAGGCCGAAGTTGTATTTCAGCGATGACGGACAGATGACCCCCCTGTATTTGCTGAATGGCGTCCAAGAGTTCAACAAGTCAGGTAGTTACACCCTGATCCAGCCTATTGGGAAGAAGTCAAAGGGATGCGAAAAGGGGCTTGTTGGCTAA
- a CDS encoding Putative cytochrome P450 — MSQVASVVLSNLAERSTLLLVLVVVFSTSYLLPRLRIRQRLDQIPLMGQEIGGYYKRRNEFLRDPMRFYWEGYQKCKNKAFRVTHYEGERIVLPGTALDELWNMSEAVLNKNRAYDQSIETIHWVAIRQSFSSPLHSFRLNTKLEQEQINNTLVSEVEKTVDQTIGTCEDWTSHPIYRTSLRIVAIVSGSVYVGPIVCRNEQFIHDSSKSQAYLFFRPGRWEHLTYDRLAVHFTENVLTAVHMLQMYPGWMRPFARFFKRERTQLAKSWAHLKASKKLVMPIIQQRREEVQATGAEYNDMLAWMMAKQEEWKQTDDDLAGSMVQLGVASTHNTSSTIAQTLYQLAIRPELVKELREEVKRVCAQFDGKLSPSALHELKILDSVMKEAQRLNPTTPSHFHRYVEKDITLKDGTFIPKGITVEAIFAPPLFDPVLFPDPQKFDPHRFLKLRRGETPDPNGYKNKEQYTFSHATKENLAWGYGAHVCPGRYFANNEIKLILARMILQYDIRMPGGVNEEMKPQRAGMGWVPNLRKPIEFRAVKEEA, encoded by the exons ATGTCTCAAGTCGCCAGTGTTGTGTTGTCCAATCTAGCAGAGCGCAGCACGCTGTTGCTCGTTCTCGTGGTCGTTTTCTCGACTTCGTACCTACTACCGCGTCTTCGGATACGACAGAGGCTCGATCAGATCCCTCTCATGGGACAAGAGATCGGTGGCTACTACAAACGAAGAAATGAGTTCCTGCGAGATCCCATGAGATTCTACTGGGAGGGATATCAGAAGTGCAAGAACAAGGCGTTTCGCGTCACACATTATGAAG GAGAGCGGATTGTTCTTCCTGGGACGGCGCTTGACGAGCTCTGGAACATGTCAGAAGCTGTTTTGAACAAAAATAGGGCCTATGATCAG AGTATTGAGACAATACACTGGGTTGCCATCCGGCAATCCTTTTCTAGTCCATTGCATTCGTTCCGACTTAACACGAAACTTGA ACAAGAACAAATAAATAATACTCTCGTTTCCGAGGTTGAGAAGACAGTGGATCAAACCATCGGCACCTGCGAGGACTGGACATCGCACCCCATCTATCGGACATCGCTCCGCATTGTGGCCATTGTATCCGGGTCTGTCTATGTTGGTCCTATTGTGTGTCGCAACGAGCAGTTTATCCACGACAGCAGTAAGTCCCAAGCCTACCTGTTCTTTCGACCCGGACGCTGGGAGCACTTGACTTACGACAGACTTGCAGTTCACTTTACCGAGAATGTGTTGACGGCTGTACACATGCTTCAGATGTATCCCGGCTGGATGCGCCCGTTTGCTCGTTTCTTCAAACGGGAACGCACTCAGCTTGCCAAGTCATGGGCGCACCTGAAAGCATCGAAGAAGCTCGTGATGCCCATCATCCAGCAGAGACGCGAGGAGGTGCAGGCGACTGGCGCCGAGTACAATGACATGCTGGCCTGGATGATGGCAAAGCAGGAAGAGTGGAAGCAGACCGACGATGACCTGGCCGGATCAAtggtccagctcggcgtcgcctccACTCACAACACCTCCTCTACAATTGCCCAGACCTTGTACCAACTGGCAATCAGGCCCGAGTTGGTCAAAGAACTTCGCGAAGAAGTCAAACGCGTTTGCGCTCAGTTCGACGGGAAGCTAAGCCCCAGTGCGCTTCACGAGCTGAAGATCCTCGACAGCGTCATGAAAGAGGCACAGAGGTTGAACCCTACTACCCCCTCGCACTTCCACCGATACGTGGAAAAAGACATCACGTTGAAGGACGGCACATTCATCCCCAAGGGAATTACAGTCGAAGCCATCTTTGCTCCTCCACTGTTTGATCCCGTCTTGTTCCCCGACCCGCAGAAGTTTGATCCTCATCGATTCCTGAAGCTCCGACGTGGTGAAACTCCGGATCCGAACGGCTATAAGAACAAGGAGCAATATACGTTCAGCCACGCCACCAAGGAGAACCTCGCGTGGGGATACGGAGCACATGTTTGCCCTGGACGATACTTCGCCAATAACGAGATCAAGCTGATTCTGGCACGGATGATCTTGCAATATGACATTCGTATGCCCGGTGGAGTGAATGAGGAAATGAAGCCTCAGAGGGCCGGCATGGGGTGGGTGCCGAATCTGAGGAAGCCTATCGAGTTCAGGGCTGTCAAGGAAGAGGCTTAA
- a CDS encoding Putative major facilitator superfamily, MFS transporter superfamily: MPSLNTKRLGTELKKLQSPSESTISMGFVKDRDLTEPNMEKEIIDWETPDDRQNPLNWSPRKKLSHVMLVSSFTLYSNLAAVMFAPGAQYLVEEFQITNSMIASLTVSVYVLGYCVGPFLIAPLSEIYGRLVIYHVCNLFYEIFTVGCALSVNPSMFLAFRFLSGCAGSAPMAVGGGTIADMHKADERGKAMAIFSLGPLLGPVIGPVVGGFLTQYSGWRWTFWTIFILAGVLSLVSVVFMRETFEPVLLEKKAALLRKQTGNDRLRARTNKNITRWQLLARAIVRPTKMLIFSPIILLISLYCAFMFGLTYLLYTTFPSVFQVKYGWGPSIAGLAYLGLAIGMIFAVGVVGAVSDKQLRRAKETGGQVRPEIRLLLSVWMAPVVSVGFFWYGWSAYADTHWIAPVLGTLVIGFGSFIVLMPSQIYLVDAFGSEASASALAANTFLRSLFGAFLPLAGPPLYKSLGLGWGNSLLAFIGLAFIPVPFLFYKYGERLRARFPVNY; encoded by the exons ATGCCGTCCCTCAACACCAAAAGACTCGGTACTGAACTCAAGAAATTGCAGTCGCCGTCTGAATCCACGATAAGCATGGGTTTTGTAAAAGATCGAGACCTTACTGAACCGAACATGGAAAAAGAAATCATCGACTGGGAAACACCTGATGATCGCCAGAACCCTCTCAACTGGAGTCCAAGGAAGAAGCTAAGCCACGTCATGCTCGTCAGCTCTTTCACGCTTTACTC AAACTTGGCAGCCGTCATGTTTGCTCCAGGTGCCCAGTACTTGGTCGAGGAATTTCAAATCACCAACTCGATGATTGCCTCCTTGACGGTCTCGGTCTACGTTCTCGGATACTGCGTCGGTcccttcctcatcgcccCGTTGTCCGAGATATACGGTCGATTAGTGATATATCACGTCTGCAACTTGTTTTACGAGATTTTCACCGTCGGATGTGCGCTCAGTGTCAACCCTTCCATGTTTCTTGCTTTTCGCTTTTTGAGCGGCTGTGCCGGATCGGCCCCGATGGCCGTTGGAGGAGGAACTATTGCAGACATGCACAAGGCGGACGAACGTGGCAAGGCGATGGCAATTTTCAGTCTCGGGCCTCTGTTAGGTCCG GTCATTGGGCCGGTCGTGGGAGGGTTTCTTACCCAGTATAGTGGTTGGAGATGGACATTCTGGACAATTTTCATCCTG GCTGGTGTTCTATCCCTGGTGTCTGTTGTGTTCATGCGAGAAACATTTGAgcccgtcctcctcgaaaAGAAAGCTGCTCTCCTGCGAAAGCAGACGGGAAACGACAGGCTCCGAGCCAGAACAAACAAGAACATCACAAGATGGCAGTTGTTGGCTCGGGCTATTGTTCGCCCAACGAAGATGCTCATCTTCTCCCCCATCATTCTCCTGATCTCGTTGTACTGTGCCTTCATGTTCGGCCTCACGTACCTACTCTATACGACGTTCCCTTCCGTATTCCAGGTCAAATACGGTTGGGGTCCCAGCATTGCAGGACTGGCGTACCTAGGTTTGGCTATTGGCATGATCTTTGCTGTTGGGGTCGTTGGCGCTGTAAGCGATAAGCAGCTCCGCCGAGCCAAGGAGACCGGAGGCCAAGTTCGCCCGGAGATTCGTCTTCTTTTGTCGGTGTGGATGGCACCCGTCGTATCTGTCGGGTTCTTCTGGTACGGCTGGAGCGCTTACGCAGATACGCATTGGATTGCTCCGGTTTTGGGAaccctcgtcatcggcttCGGATCCTTTATCGTCTTGATGCCTTCTCAGATCTATCTTGTCGACGCATTTGGAAGTGAGGCATCGGCTTCTGCGCTTGCTGCGAACACGTTCTTGCGGAGTCTGTTCGGCGCTTTCTTGCCTCTAGCAGGACCGCCGCTGTATAAATCTCTGGGACTTGGGTGGGGAAATAGTTTGCTTGCATTCATTGGGTTGGCGTTTATTCCCGTCCCGTTCCTGTTTTACAAGTATGGCGAGCGCCTCCGGGCCAGGTTTCCGGTCAACTACTAG
- a CDS encoding Putative cytochrome P450, whose product MRVSLITSRCENFTHVSWMLTIDITAYHDLELRPALLDLISRISSKAFLGGDPLCQDEEWLKITTTYAGTVNKAAVMLRLWPRPLRSLVHWLLPSCREARTQVRLARRLFEPMVERRRQAKAENPDVQFDDTVEWAEKAAKGLPYDASAVQLLFSMAAMHTTTDLLTQVILDLAAHPEVIEPLRQEIGTVLREEGGWTKAALHKMKLLDSVLKECQRMKPAAISGLRGVLNADVTLSDGTRLEKNTSIAVSSHLHWDEATYKNPQEWDGWRFYNLRQTPGKEHSSQLVSTSPEHMGFGIGTHACPGRFFGAHEVKVALCHFLLRYDWKLAEGVVPQTRTFMWSLVADPKAKVSIKRRCV is encoded by the coding sequence ATGAGGGTAAGCTTGATCACCAGTCGTTGTGAAAACTTTACCCATGTTAGCTGGATGTTGACCATCGATATCACAGCTTATCATGATCTGGAGCTTCGGCCAGCACTCCTTGACCTCATTTCCCGCATTTCCTCCAAGGCCTTCCTTGGTGGCGACCCGCTATGTCAAGACGAAGAGTGGCTGAAAATCACTACCACATACGCGGGCACAGTAAATAAGGCAGCTGTGATGCTACGCTTGTGGCCACGACCCCTTCGCAGCCTTGTCCACTGGCTTTTGCCCTCGTGTCGTGAGGCGCGTACTCAAGTTCGGCTTGCACGTCGATTATTTGAGCCGATGGtcgagcggcggcgtcagGCCAAGGCAGAAAACCCTGATGTCCAGTTTGACGATACGGTCGAGTGGGCCGAaaaggccgccaagggctTGCCTTACGATGCGTCCGCTGTTCAATTGCTGTTTTCGATGGCCGCAATGCACACAACCACTGATCTTTTGACCCAGGTCATCCTTGATCTTGCGGCGCACCCTGAAGTTATCGAACCGCTTCGTCAGGAGATCGGCACAGTCCTCCGCGAAGAAGGGGGATGGACCAAGGCGGCGCTTCACAAAATGAAACTCCTCGATAGCGTCTTAAAAGAGTGCCAGAGAATGAAGCCTGCTGCTATCAGCGGCCTTCGAGGAGTCCTAAACGCGGACGTGACGCTCTCTGATGGCACTCGTCTTGAGAAAAACACTTCCATTGCCGTCTCCTCCCACCTACACTGGGACGAGGCAACATACAAGAACCCACAAGAATGGGATGGATGGCGGTTCTATAACCTGCGGCAGACGCCTGGAAAGGAGCACAGCTCGCAACTTGTCTCAACTTCTCCTGAGCACATGGGTTTTGGAATCGGAACGCACGCTTGTCCTGGCCGGTTCTTTGGGGCTCACGAAGTCAAGGTGGCACTTTGCCACTTTTTGCTTCGGTATGACTGGAAGCTGGCAGAGGGGGTTGTGCCTCAGACCCGTACGTTCATGTGGTCGCTTGTTGCGGACCCCAAAGCCAAGGTGTCGATCAAGAGGCGTTGCGTGTAG
- a CDS encoding Putative cytochrome P450 — translation MLRLVSELNKCIVWGSWEKGCCLVTILPRIAKAVFLFAILFHSIYLRAQSLLQSFQRRASLTPTLSAYGRTTLTVTISTGNNSTSTVINTTTKTMHLITLHITFAAAAGCAIVLFFISLYKARLFFRRLLKDGAPMPPHHPILGHLGLMLSIMASLPRDVMPTVALADQVRRRYPHLDKAFYLDMWPFTGPMLMVISPDLMRQATQGEAPLPKVGFLKNYMKPISGGHDLVSMEGEEWKRWRDVFRPAFGRATELVPNIVENISVFRDQLVGRAKSQNGVFQLHHSSLMLAMDMSGKAIWDHNMDSQRGYNDMADAIVSQLRWLLVDGFMPFASLNFIRPMVHKYNSFRMERYIAGVQQRHKASKSDSTCVISRAVAKVRDGPVDKKESEDPYCKLGGEKHFNRVIKSQMRFLLLAGYDTTGSTITYVLHILSQHPEILAKVREEHNEVLGTDISRAAQQLKENPHLVNRVPYTTAVLKETLRMYPPTSTLRNGKPGFYLNGHDSSGSTTKFPTEGCMIFGNHHGLHHNPRYWKDPERFIPERFLVSSDDLSGLHPLPDAWRPFEKGPRACMGSELAMVEIKAVIMLVAREFDFTPAYQEWDSIQHKSAKGETKIGLGVLLPGGAPKLVSGDRVYQTTGGGGSHPADGYPCRVRFARGV, via the exons ATGCTCCGTCTTGTCTCAGAGCTGAATAAGTGTATTGTTTGGGGCTCATGGGAAAAGGGCTGTTGCTTGGTCACAATTCTCCCACGcatcgccaaggccgtcttTTTGTTCGCTATTCTCTTCCACTCCATCTACCTCAGAGCTCAAAGCCTTTTGCAGTCTTTCCAGCGTCGAGCTTCACTTACACCCACCCTGAGCGCTTACGGACGGACGACTCTTACAGTCACTATCAGTACTGGAAACAACTCAACTTCAACGGTCATCAACACTACCACCAAAACCATGCACCTCATAACGCTTCACATTAcgttcgccgccgcggccggaTGCGCCATCGTCTTATTCTTTATCTCGCTCTACAAAGCCCGACTTTTTTTCCGTAGGCTCCTGAAAGATGGCGCCCCAATGCCTCCTCACCATCCTATCCTGGGCCATCTTGGACTGATGTTGAGCATCATGGCCTCCCTACCTCGCGACGTTATGCCGACCGTGGCCTTGGCCGATCAAGTTAGACGACGCTATCCACACTTAGACAAGGCCTTCTACTTGGACATGTGGCCCTTCACTGGCCCCATGCTCATGGTCATCTCGCCAGACCTAATGCGCCAGGCCACGCAAGGGGAAGCTCCCTTACCCAAGGTAGGGTTCTTGAAGAACTACATGAAGCCCATCAGTGGCGGCCACGATCTTGTCAGCAtggagggcgaggagtggAAACGCTGGCGCGACGTGTTTCGCCCGGCTTTCGGCCGAGCGACGGAGCTCGTCCCCAACATCGTGGAAAACATTTCCGTTTTTCGGGATCAGCTCGTCGGCCGTGCCAAGAGCCAGAACGGCGTGTTTCAACTGCATCACTCGTCTCTGATGCTGGCCATGGACATGTCTGGGAAAGCCATTTGGGACCACAACATGGATAGCCAGAGGGGCTACAACGATATGGCCGATGCCATCGTCTCCCAGCTGAGGTGGCTACTAGTGGATGGCTTCATGCCGTTTGCAAGTCTCAACTTCATTCGGCCAATGGTCCACAAATACAACAGCTTCAGGATGGAAAGATACATCGCGGGTGTGCAACAGCGACACAAAGCCAGCAAGAGCGACAGCACGTGCGTCATCAGCAGAGCTGTGGCCAAAGTCCGCGACGGTCCAGTTGACAAAAAGGAGTCAGAAGACCCATACTGcaagctcggcggcgagaaaCACTTCAATCGAGTTATCAAAAGCCAGATGAGGTTCCTCCTCCTGGCAGGTTACGACACCACCGGTTCTACAATCACCTATGTCTTGCACATCCTCTCCCAGCATCCCGAGATACTCGCCAAGGTACGCGAAGAGCACAACGAAGTCCTCGGAACAGATATTTCTCGGGCTGCGCAACAACTTAAAGAGAACCCGCATCTTGTCAACCGTGTTCCGTACACGACGGCAGTTCTCAAAGAGACATTGCGCATGTATCCGCCTACGTCCACCTTGAGGAACGGCAAGCCGGGCTTCTATCTCAATGGCCATGATAGCTCAGGCTCGACAACAAAGTTTCCCACTGAGGGTTGCATGATCTTCGGAAACCATCACGGCTTACATCACAACCCTCGGTACTGGAAAGACCCCGAACGGTTCATCCCCGAGCGCTTTCTCGTCAGCTCGGATGATCTGTCCGGCCTGCATCCTCTGCCTGACGCTTGGCGTCCT TTCGAGAAAGGCCCAAGAGCTTGCATGGGTTCAGAGTTGGCCATGGTTGAGATCAAGGCTGTCATCATGCTGGTAGCGCGTGAGTTTGACTTCACCCCTGCTTATCAAGAGTGGGACAGCATCCAGCACAAGTCCGCAAAAGGGGAGACCAAGATTGGCTTGGGAGTCTTACTGCCAGGCGGGGCACCAAAATTAGTCAGCGGGGATCGGGTCTATCAAACAactggaggcggcgggagTCATCCAGCTGATGGATATCCGTGTCGGGTCAGATTCGCGCGAGGAGTTTAG